AGAATACCTAAATGTATTCATACAAGGAATATATGAAGAAGACAAACTTCCTGAACTAAGAAAAATAGAACAAAAAGAAGACTACGCATTTTGCCTGTTTAGAGCATCAAAATACAAAGCAGACATAAATTCAATAATATCAACAATATCCCTAACGATAGAAAAAATGCCCGATCTAACAAACGATAAACTAAAAATAGCACAAGCCCAAATAAATAAACAAGGAGAAAGCTTCCCAATACTAGGATACAGCTACTACAACTACGCGCAAAACCTACAAGAAACAGACAAAACACTAGCACTATTATTCTCAGAATACTCTATAGAATTAAGCAACCTAGACATATATTTCCCAAAAAAACAAAAAATAAACATATCTATAGATTATGAAAAACTAAAAACATTCACAATAGGCTTGATAATAGGAATAATAGCCACCCTAATAACAATAAAAACAAAGAAATCTGAACCTAAAAAAAGAAACAACCCACCCAAACGAAAAACCCATTCAAAATCGTAAGAAATTCACAAAAATGCTACCCACAGGCTAAAGCCACGTAGTACGACGCATTTTTCAAAAAGCGAATTTCTGCGATACAACAAAGCAAAACTTTGTGTATGCAAAACCTTCGGTTTCTAGCATACCAAAAGACGACGAGTCGTATCTACGCACTAAAGATACGCAGTCTTGCCTCGTCTTTTCCGTATAATAAAAATCGCTGCTCCGAGTCTGCTAAGAAACTAACACAAAATCAATAAAAAACACATCAATTCTAAAAAAAACAAAGCCTAAAGTCACTAAAACAAATGATTAAAAACCCAGGAAGATATCAAGAAACTCGACACCTTCCCAGGAAAAAGAGGTGAGACGTATTGTCTCCACTTAAGAATAACTACTAAATATATAAACTTTTCTAAAATGTAACCATTATAAAATAGTCAATATAAACCTGAATGCATATAAATAAAATACGATTACCACAAAAACAACAATGAAATGCACAAAATGCCAAAAAAAAGCAACAACAACACTAGAAAACACAAAAATCCAATATTGCGACAAACACTTTGAAGAACTAATGGAAAAAAGAATACGAAAACAACTAAGAACCCAACAAAAAATAAACACAAACAAAACATACACCATAAAAACAAAAAACAAAAATAAAGAAACACTACTAAAACACTACCTAAAAAACATATTCAAAGGAAACTTGAAACTAAACAAAACAAGCAAAAACGAAATAACAACAAAAACAAGCAACGAAATCGCAAATGAATTCATAATCCAATTTCTAAAAAACAAAAAACAAAAACAAAAAAACACAATAAATCCATTTACACACATAACAGAAAAAGAATTACAAAAACTCATGAAAATTCATAAAATTAAACCAAACCAAACTAAAAAACAAACAATAACAGAAAAACTAGAAAACAAATATCCAGGAACAATACAATCAACAATCAAAACAATAGAATTTTTAAAAATAAAAAAATAAAAAAAAACAAATTAAAAAAAAAGAAAAACTTACTTCTTCTTTTTTCTGGCTGGCTTTTTAACAGCTTTCTTCTTCACTGCCTTTTTCTTAACAGCTTTCTTCTTAACAGCTTTCTTCTTCACTGCCTTTTTCTTAACAGCTTTCTTCACTGCCTTTTTCTTAACAGCCTTCTTTTTTACAGCCTTCTTCTTGACTGCTTTCTTTTTCACTGCCTTTTTCTTAACAGCTTTCTTCTTAACAGGTTTTTTTACTTTTTTTGCTGGCATTATGAAACACCTCAATACAACTTTTTTCCTTTGACATTTAAATACTTTTTGTTTTTCCGAAAAAAAACAAGAAACAAATATTAATAAAAAACAAAAAACAAAACTATGAACACAAAAAAAATACTCATCATAATAATAATCATACTTGCAACACATACAACACTAACAGAAAACACAAATACACAAAATCAAAAATTTCTCGACGAGAAAAACGCAACAATAGAAATATATTTTTGTCCAAAAGATAACTGCGAACAAAAAATAATACAAGAAATACAAACAGCAAAAAAAATAAAATGCGCGTTCTACGACCTAACAGAAAACAAAATAATAACGACACTAAAAGAAAAAAATGCAGAGATACTAATCGATGAAGATAACTACGAAAACTACGGAACAAAAATAAAAAAAACAGGACTAATGCACAATAAATTCTGCACGCTCGACGAGAAAACGACAATAACAGGATCATACAACCCAACACAAAACAACACAAACGACAACAACATCCTAATAATAAAATCAGAATACATAAACAAAATATACAAAAAAGAACACGAAGAAATAAAAAAACAAACACAACAACAAAAAACCACAAACAACAAAATAAATATGAACGGAACAAAAATACAAATCTACCTCTGCCCAGAAGACCAGTGCCAAACAAAAATACAAAACGAACTAAAAAAAGCAAACAAAACAATACACTTCCTCACATTCACATTCACAGACAAAGAAATAGCGCAAACCCTAATAGACAAACACAAAGAAGGACTAGAAGTAAAAGGAATAATAGAAAAATTCCAAAATCACAAAATATCAACATTCCAAATGATCAAAGAATCAGGAATAAACGTAACCTATGACAAAAACCCAAAAATGCAACACAACAAGATATTTATCATAGACAACAAAACAACAATCACAGGATCATACAACCCAACAAAAGCAGCAAACACAATAAATGACGAAAACATCATAATCATAGAAAACAAAGAAATAGCAGAAAAATATGTTGCCTATTTTGAATATCTTAATTCAAACAAAACATACTAAAGATTCAATACTAACTGCTCATAATTAATAACAACTTCTTTATAACTTTCTTTAGCAGGAAGTGAAATATCATGCACTTTTCCGTTTTTAAAATCAAACAACATAGCAGCGTTATCACTAAAAGAATTACCAGAACAATTAGGAAATTTCCCAAATTTTCCTCCTGGAACCTTAAAAACATCATGATTATGTACATTAGTGACAATAACAACATGCCTAAATTTATTAGAAACTTTCCACAAATCATTATGATCTTTCAAATGTCGTAAATCATAATACTCAGGAGTCGACACATCAGAAGAATCCACACTGTAATACTTAAAACTCTTTACATTTCTATCAGGTCTGATATTTTCAAGAAAGTCAGATAACAAATTTGAAGTATAACCACTATCTTCAGAAACTATAGCTATAGGAAATCCATCAGGCGTAAAAGAATCTATTGACTTAGCAATATTTTTTAACACCGCTAAATCCTCAGATTCTAATTCTTGTGAATAATACTTCAAAAAGTCAAAATACCCTGGAACTACCGAATAAGACTTAAAACTAAATCTTTTGCCAAGATCAGGAGCAACAACATTTACTGCACTAACAATACACCTCTTTATCATAGAATCTAAATTTCCAATATACTCTTTAGAAAACTTTTCATTTAAATTTTCATCATCAACAAATTTTCTTTTATTTGACACAGACGAATAAATTCCAGTATAAACATCCAAACAATCTTCCATATCAGAAGAATGAACCTTAGGAGACTTAACAAAAATATGAAAATCATAACATGCGCCATCTCTAGAATTAAGAAATTTAGGAGCCTCAATACCATTTGAAGACTTTAAATAATACTCAAAACTGCCTTTAATATGAGGAGATGCATCAGACAGGGCGCGCGTATTTACAACTATATTATTCAACACCACCTCCAACTTTGAAAGAACAGAATTTATCTCAAAAGAACTACAATCACCACATGGCATTAACTTTAAAACTTCACCCATAGCACTAGACACATACTGATAAATATAAATCTTTTCATCATAACTCTTTTAACGTAGTTACTTAAAACTCTTACTAACCCCACTACTCCAAAAACTAGGCAAACGATTCTCAACAAAACCAACAAACTCATCACTATAAATCAAACCAACACCCTTCTTAGACTTATATTTATCAAAACCATCCTGATATCCCGTATAAATATCGGAAACAATCTTTCGCTCAAAATTCTTCTGCAACAAACTAGACTTTTTCAAAAACAAAAAATCAGCTTGACGCAAAGTATTAATCTCCAAATTAGAAGAATTCTGACTAATAAAAAAAATACTAAGATTCTTATGCCGAGCAATAAACAACAAATCAGACAACATCTTATTAGCATCACTCATAGAATCACGACTGCCAAACAAAATACCACCCTCATCAATAACAACATAAGAATCATTCTTAATATCCTCAATACCATCAACAACACCAATCCACTTAGGCAACTTAGCACCAGGAAACCCCATAGCATAAAAATTCCTATCACTATTCTTAATATCCTCCAAAATACTCAAAGCAGTAGCAGTCTTACCACTACCACGCGCCCCCAAAATAATACCAATTAAACTATCCGAAGAATTCAACTTCCTCCAAAAAGAATCATACTTACCACTAAAAGTCTCAACCAAACTAAAATTGCTACTAGGTACCTTAGGCTTACGTCCAACAATACCCCTAAAAGACCTCTTCTTGCCACTACTCGAAAAATTCGGCCTCACAAAAATACCCTTAACACTCCAAAACAACCCCAAAATCAACCATTTCACACCAATTAAAAAAAACTTAAAAAAATACAACAAACCAACACCAATAATTCTAAATACTCTTACAAAATAATACCAAAATCCCTTAACCTTCCTCTTCCCAGAAGAAGACTTTTTCTTCCTTTTAACCATAATAACAAATATAAACCAACGCAATATATAAATATTAAGAAAAGAAAAGACAAAAAAATGAAAATTCTAAAAAAAATCAAAGAATTCTTTAAAGGAAAACAACCAATAAAAGAAATAATACTCACAGAAAAAACAATAAAAAAAATCTGCGGACTCGCAAAAGACACACATCCAAAAGAATACCTAGCATTCTTAGAAGGAAGAATAATAGGAAACAAGGTGACCATCACAGACATTTTATTCCAACCGTACGTAGCAAATGAAAACAGCACATGGGGATACATAGACCTGCCTCTGACAAGTAGCGTTATGGGTTCCATACATAGCCACCCTGGCTACAACAACAAACCAAGCAGAGCAGACTTGCATCTCTTTGGAAAAACAGGAATAGTGCACGGAATAATCAAAAAACCGTACAAACCAGAAGACCTAGCAATATATGACAATTATGGAAATAAACTACAATTTAAAACAAAAGAGTAACAAACTTTATAAAGAAAAAACCATTCTGAGATAACAACAAAACAAGGTGATACTATGAACGTACTAAACATAACATTCAATTCAATAAAAGCAGAAAAAACTGCGACACCAAAAGGCAAAGTAAGCGTAACAAGCAACGTAAACATAGAAAACATAGAAGAAAACAAAATGGGCTTAGACAAAGAAAGAACAGCACTAAAATTCAAATTCAATTACAAAACAGAATACCAACCAAGCTTTGCAACAATAGAACTAGGAGGAGAAGCAACAACGCTAATGACAAAAGACGAAGCCAAAAAAATACAAGATGCATGGACAAAAACGAAAAAATCACTAGATAAAAAATACGCTGCAACACTACTAAACAACATAATGGCAAAATGCTCCATCCAAAGCATACTAATGGCAAAAGAACTATCACTACCCAGCCCTATACCACTACCAAAAATAGCTACAGAAACACCAAAAGAAACACCAAAAAAATAAAATTTTTATTTTTCTTTCCAAAAGATATATAAAACAAAACCAATACTTTTCTTTAATTATTAAACTTGTAAAAAAGATCAAAAAAATCACAACAAATTTTTAACGATAAACAAGTACAAAGGTGAAAAAAAATGTCCCAAGACAAAGGAATACAACTAAAAGTATCAGAAGCAATACAAGATGATGTAAACAAAGGAATAGTAAGAATAGACTCAAGCTACATGAAACAAATAGGCATACGAGAAGGACACTTCATAGAAATAACAGGACAAAGAACAACTGTTGCAATCGCAGACAGAGCACTCCCAGGAGATATAGGACTGCCAATAATAAGAATGGATGGACTGATAAGAAGAAACAGCAGAAGTGGAATAGGAGAATATGTAACAATCAAAAAAATAGAAGCACAAGAAGCCAAAAAAGTTACAATAGCACTAGCAAGAGAAGGAATGATATTAAACACGAATGATCCAAGCATATTCAAAAGAGGACTACAAGGCCGGCCATTACTAAAAGGAGACCTAGTAGCAATAGGAAACCAAAGAAGACCTCCACCAATGAATGAAATGGAAGACGTATTTGAAAACATAAGAAAAGGAATGCCTCTTGGAGGGCTATTTGGACTTGGAGACCTAAAATTCATAGTACTAGACACAAACCCAAAAAAAGTTCCTGTAGTAATAACTGAAAACACACACGTAGAATACAAACCAGAAGGAATAAGCGAAGAACAAGCAGAAGAAACACCTGCCTTTGAAGTAAGCTATGAAGACGTTGGCGGCTTAGACGAAGAACTCAAAAAAATAAGAGAAATGGTAGAACTACCATTAAAACATCCAGAAGTCTTTCAACGACTGGGAATAGAGCCGCCAAAAGGAGTCTTATTACACGGACCGCCAGGAACAGGAAAAACACTACTAGCAAAAGCAGTAGCAAATGAAACAAACTCAAACTTTCACGTAATAAACGGGCCAGAAATTATGAGCAAATTCTACGGAGAATCAGAAGCAAACCTAAGAAAAATCTTTGAAGAAGCAGAAAAAAACAGCCCGGCAATAATATTCATAGATGAAATAGACTCTATAGCAACCAAAAGAGAAGAAAGCAAAGGCGAGGTCGAGCGAAGAGTAGTAGCACAAATGCTTGCATTAATGGACGGACTAAAATCAAGAGGAAAAGTAGTTGTAATTGCAGCAACAAACATACCAAACTCACTTGACCCTGCACTAAGAAGACCGGGAAGATTCGACAGAGAACTAGTAATAGGCGTACCACAAGCAAAAGGCAGACACAACATACTAAAAATCCACACAAGAAACATGCCTCTATCAAAAGATGTAGACCTAAAAAAACTATCAGAAGTAACGCACGGATTTGTAGGTGCAGACCTAGCAAGCTTAGCAAGAGAAGCAGCAATGGTTGTACTAAGAAGATTATTACCAGACATAAATGTAGACAAAGAAGAAGAACAACTAACAGAAGAATTTCTAAAAAAACTACAAATCAAAATGGACGACTTTCAAGAAGCACTAAAATCAGTAAGACCATCCGCACTAAGAGAAGTCCTAATAGAAGCTCCAAAAGTAAGATGGGAAGATGTAGGCGGCTTAGAAGATATAAAACAAGAAATTAAAGAAGCAGTAGAATGGCCACTTAAACATAAAGACGCATTTGAAAAACTTGGAGTCAAACCGCCAAAAGGCGTATTATTATACGGACCGCCAGGAACAGGAAAAACAATGATAGCAAAGGCCGTAGCAAAAGAAAGCGAAGCAAACTTCATAGCCGTAAAAGGCCCTGAATTATTATCAAAATGGGTTGGTGAAAGCGAAAAAGCCGTAAGAGAAGTTTTTAAAAAAGCAAGACAAGCAGCCCCGAGCATAATATTCTTTGACGAAATAGACTCCATAGCACCAAGAAGAGGCGGAAGTCAAAGTTCTGACTCAAACGTCACAGAAAGAATAGTCAACCAACTACTAACAGAAATAGACGGAATGGAAGAAATGACAGACATAGTAATAATAGCAGCAACAAACAGACCAGACATACTAGACACAGCACTACTTAGACCAGGAAGATTCGATAGAATACTGCTAGTAGGCGCACCAGACAAAAAAGCAAGAGAACAAATTTTCAATGTACACACAAAAGGAATGCCTCTTGCAAAAGATGTAGAACTAAAAAAAATGGTTGACAAGACAGAAGGATACGTAGGAGCAGACATAGAATCAATAGTTAGAGAAGCAGCAATGCTGGCACTAAGAAAAGACATAAAAGCAAAAGAAATAACAATGGAAAACTTTGAAGAAGCACTCAAAAAAGTAAGAGCATCAGTAACCAAAGACATAGAAAAAGCATATCAAGAACTAGATAGCAAATTCAGGCAAGCAAGCGGTGAGAGATTCAAAGAAGAAAGACCATCATATTACGGTTAAATCCTTAGATAAAACAAAACCTTGCGGTAACAATGAATAAACCACTAAAAGACAACCTAAGCGATTATGAATAAACGCAAATGGAACCTGAAACACATCCAATAAACGAAGAAACAAATCAACAACTAGAGACCACCAATAAACTAAGTTATAAAGAAAAAATAATGACTAACTGGAAACCAATCTTCTTAACTAAAGAAAACAAATACAAACAAAGATTTAAAGAACTAACAACAAAATACAAAATAACAAACAAACAAGAACTAACACAAGCCATACAAAACGAAATAAATAAAGCAAAACAAGAAATACAACACTTCGAAACCAAAACATACGGACAAAAAACCAAAAAAATATGGCAAAAAATACTCAAACAAGAAGAAGAACTACAAGAATTCATAAAAAAAGACGAAAAAATATTCTGAAGCCTAACAAAATATATAACTAAAATTAAATTTCCAAAACAAAATGGAAAAAATAAATTTCCCAGAAATAATAAGAGAAGCACAAAAACTACCTTTAAAAAAACTTAAAGACACCATAAGAGAAGAATGGAAAAAATCAGAGACATATCAAGAAATAATACAAGAAATACAAGAAAACAAACAAAAAACAATATCTGATAAAGAACTAAGAACAAGACTAATAATCTGCACAGAAACAGACAATAACATAATAAAATATTTGATGATGTACAAAAAAAGCAAACGAGGAAACTTCTGGGAATTTCCAAAAGGAGGCATAGAAAACACACAAGACAAAACAATATTAGAAGGATCACTAAGAGAAAGAACAGAAGAAACTAATAAAAACACATCTCTAACACCAATAATACTAGGAGCATACGCAGATACAAAAACTCCAAAAGAACTAAACTCAGACATACTAATAAGAACAAAACACATAGAAAATATAAATTATAAAATAAACAGTTTCATAACAAACATGATTTTCTATGCCCCGCAAGAATTCGACCCCTTAAAAGAAAGAAACCAAACAGAAAAAGAACACACAAAATACAAATGGGACACAATAGAAAAAATAATAGAAACACTACAAGAAAATGATCTTAAAAAATTCAACAAAGATCTAATATTTGCCACAACATTCCTAGAAAACTACGAGCCATTCAACACAAAAAAAGAAAACTACGGACCATACAGAAAAATACACATAAACTAAAAAAAGAATTAGGTTAAATATTTCTGAAGAAAAAAATCAACTTTGCATGCAGAAACATACATCTCAACAAAATCATTACGAACATAATTTAAATCTCTAGCCAAAACAAAATTCCCCGAAGATTTCAAAAAATCAATATCTAAAGAGATAGAATCAACAAACTCCTTGGTAAAATTAGAAATAAAATTCCAACCAGCGCCCCTATAAATAAGATCATCAAAAATCTCAGACTCAAAACCTAAAAAATTACGAGAAAACGCCTTAGAATAAACATCATCAGAAATCTTTAAGACATTATAAACCTCAGAGACCACCTTTTTCTTAACAACAGAAACAACACCTGAAGAATACAAATCAGCAATAATCTCTAAATTAGAAAACCAAATATCCTCAACATATTCCTTCAGATAAGCATCTGAACCAGAAAACCTAAAATCAGAAAAATAATTCTCAAAATCAACAGCAAATAAAGGCAGCATCTTTTTAGGAAAATTAACATCCTTAAAATCCAAAACATCTCTCTTCTTAACAAAAACAAAAAAATCCCTAATATCAAAATGATTAGGAAACGCACTAATGTTCAAATAAACATCATTAAAAACAACACGGTCAAAAGAAGTATCCTTAAAATTAATATCAATAAACGAACTAAAATAATCAAGATCTGTATCAAAATCAACATTTAAACTCAATTCAGAACTAAGAGCAAAATCTAAAGACACTAAAGACAAATCTTCATACTTACGCTTATCCAAAAAAGTCTTAATAAAAAAATCAAAAGATCCCATAAACAAAAATGGAACCAAAAAAATATATAAACATTTCTATTTAACAACCACTAAAAAATGATAAAATCTCAAAACGACAAATTTAAATATACAAAACTCCAAAAAACAACTAGAGGCGTTAAAAGACGACTGAAAATACTGCATACAGAAACGTTGGGGGACAACCACTAGAAGATAGAACTCTAGAATTCTTAAAAGAAAAAAACAAACCAAAAATATTCTACATAGAAGAATACGAAAACAAACGAAAGCAAATACACGAAGAACTCCTAAAAAAAGCATATCACTGGAAACAAAAAAACAATTACAACATCATAAAAACAGAAAAGGAAGGAAAATATTATACAATAAACACAAAACACAAACAAATAACAATAAATAATTACGAAGAAACAGAAGCAATAATAAATACCTACCTACAACTCAGACAAAATTGGAAATAAAAACCAAAACTCTCTACGTTTGCATTAACAAAACAAAAAAATAACAAGTAAAAACATAACATCTTCCAAAATAAAAGAGAAAATCTTTAAATATAAAGCCCTCTTTTCAACAATATGACAAAACTAGAACAAGGAAACAAATACAAATTCTCTTTGAAAGATGAAGAAATAACAGGAAAATATATTTCAGAAGACAAAGAACACATATTCATAAAACTTGATTCTGGATATAATATAGGAATAAAAAAATCCAGAATGCAAAAAACAGAAATGCTTGAAAAGAAAAAAGAAACCAATGCAAAAAAACCAGAATACAAACCAAACTCAAAACTTCAAAATATAACAATCCTACACACAGGAGGAACTGTTGCATCTAAAGTTGATTATTCAACTGGTGCAGTAATAGCACAATTTTCACCAGAAGAAATAATTGAACTGTTTCCAGAACTAAAAAAAATAGCGAACATAGAATCAAAACTTGTAGGAAACATGCA
The sequence above is drawn from the Candidatus Woesearchaeota archaeon genome and encodes:
- a CDS encoding NUDIX domain-containing protein, which translates into the protein MEKINFPEIIREAQKLPLKKLKDTIREEWKKSETYQEIIQEIQENKQKTISDKELRTRLIICTETDNNIIKYLMMYKKSKRGNFWEFPKGGIENTQDKTILEGSLRERTEETNKNTSLTPIILGAYADTKTPKELNSDILIRTKHIENINYKINSFITNMIFYAPQEFDPLKERNQTEKEHTKYKWDTIEKIIETLQENDLKKFNKDLIFATTFLENYEPFNTKKENYGPYRKIHIN
- a CDS encoding CDC48 family AAA ATPase yields the protein MSQDKGIQLKVSEAIQDDVNKGIVRIDSSYMKQIGIREGHFIEITGQRTTVAIADRALPGDIGLPIIRMDGLIRRNSRSGIGEYVTIKKIEAQEAKKVTIALAREGMILNTNDPSIFKRGLQGRPLLKGDLVAIGNQRRPPPMNEMEDVFENIRKGMPLGGLFGLGDLKFIVLDTNPKKVPVVITENTHVEYKPEGISEEQAEETPAFEVSYEDVGGLDEELKKIREMVELPLKHPEVFQRLGIEPPKGVLLHGPPGTGKTLLAKAVANETNSNFHVINGPEIMSKFYGESEANLRKIFEEAEKNSPAIIFIDEIDSIATKREESKGEVERRVVAQMLALMDGLKSRGKVVVIAATNIPNSLDPALRRPGRFDRELVIGVPQAKGRHNILKIHTRNMPLSKDVDLKKLSEVTHGFVGADLASLAREAAMVVLRRLLPDINVDKEEEQLTEEFLKKLQIKMDDFQEALKSVRPSALREVLIEAPKVRWEDVGGLEDIKQEIKEAVEWPLKHKDAFEKLGVKPPKGVLLYGPPGTGKTMIAKAVAKESEANFIAVKGPELLSKWVGESEKAVREVFKKARQAAPSIIFFDEIDSIAPRRGGSQSSDSNVTERIVNQLLTEIDGMEEMTDIVIIAATNRPDILDTALLRPGRFDRILLVGAPDKKAREQIFNVHTKGMPLAKDVELKKMVDKTEGYVGADIESIVREAAMLALRKDIKAKEITMENFEEALKKVRASVTKDIEKAYQELDSKFRQASGERFKEERPSYYG
- a CDS encoding Mov34/MPN/PAD-1 family protein; its protein translation is MKILKKIKEFFKGKQPIKEIILTEKTIKKICGLAKDTHPKEYLAFLEGRIIGNKVTITDILFQPYVANENSTWGYIDLPLTSSVMGSIHSHPGYNNKPSRADLHLFGKTGIVHGIIKKPYKPEDLAIYDNYGNKLQFKTKE